The following are encoded in a window of Citrobacter freundii genomic DNA:
- the rclC gene encoding reactive chlorine resistance membrane protein RclC, translated as MEKYLRLLGKADRIGLALIRLSIAIVFIWIGLLKFVPYEADSITPFVANSPLMSFFYEHPQEYQQHLTHEGEFKPQEREWQAANNTYSFSNGLGVVEIIIALLVLANPLSRRLGLIGGILAFATPIVTLSFLITTPEAWVMPLGDLHHGFPYLSGAGRLVLKDTLMLAGAVMIIADSARTLVKQQY; from the coding sequence ATGGAAAAATATCTTCGCTTACTGGGCAAGGCCGATCGCATCGGATTAGCCCTGATTCGCCTGAGCATCGCCATTGTGTTTATCTGGATTGGATTATTAAAATTCGTTCCATACGAAGCCGACAGTATTACGCCATTCGTGGCCAACAGTCCGCTAATGTCATTTTTTTATGAACATCCGCAAGAGTATCAGCAGCATTTGACGCATGAAGGGGAATTTAAACCGCAGGAGCGGGAATGGCAAGCAGCGAATAATACCTACAGCTTCTCTAATGGACTGGGCGTAGTTGAGATAATTATTGCCTTGTTGGTGCTGGCAAATCCGCTCAGCCGCAGGTTGGGATTAATCGGCGGGATTCTGGCATTCGCCACACCGATTGTCACCCTGTCGTTTTTAATCACCACGCCGGAAGCATGGGTTATGCCGCTAGGCGATCTGCACCACGGTTTCCCGTATTTATCGGGGGCCGGGCGGCTAGTGTTAAAAGATACATTAATGCTGGCGGGGGCAGTAATGATTATTGCGGATTCAGCTCGGACCCTCGTTAAGCAGCAGTACTGA
- a CDS encoding pilus assembly protein PilZ, which produces MSFGLAKDNKFEIIAILREELHKKTKLEVLCENNSVITQLEKIDFERFVLSPHKDIVPEKVQYFILHSDSGIVKFSARYEQASAGDAQAGLSYLIPDMIFFAQQRQNQRFSFLKGYDFFCSGRYKNGENYSLKVKNISQGGCALIVKDVNARFLYKDAVIKGAALDFDVFGSLLLDLKVIDVVMINEFDDDNQLYSCYQISCEFDYKNRREEAEVEKIIIKFLMSNKIRSL; this is translated from the coding sequence ATGAGCTTTGGATTAGCAAAGGACAACAAGTTTGAAATCATAGCGATCCTGCGCGAAGAGTTGCACAAGAAGACTAAACTGGAAGTCTTATGTGAAAACAACAGCGTTATCACACAGTTAGAAAAGATTGATTTCGAGCGCTTTGTGCTTTCTCCGCACAAAGACATCGTTCCTGAAAAGGTCCAATACTTCATCCTGCACAGTGATAGCGGGATTGTTAAATTTAGCGCCAGATACGAACAGGCGTCCGCAGGTGATGCGCAAGCAGGGTTGTCGTACCTTATCCCGGATATGATTTTCTTTGCGCAACAGCGACAAAATCAGCGTTTCTCCTTCCTCAAGGGCTATGATTTTTTCTGTTCTGGTCGTTACAAAAACGGCGAAAATTACTCACTGAAGGTTAAAAATATTTCTCAGGGGGGCTGCGCATTAATCGTTAAGGATGTGAATGCACGATTCCTTTATAAAGATGCGGTTATTAAAGGTGCCGCCCTGGATTTTGATGTGTTTGGCAGTTTACTGCTTGATCTCAAAGTGATTGATGTCGTCATGATCAATGAGTTTGATGATGATAATCAGTTGTACTCCTGCTACCAGATATCGTGCGAGTTTGACTATAAGAACCGTCGTGAAGAGGCGGAAGTCGAGAAAATAATCATCAAATTTTTAATGAGTAATAAGATTCGAAGTTTATAA
- a CDS encoding MFS transporter — translation MVSTTESSGKQSVQYRLLVPRLSLMMFLQFFIWGSWSVTLGLVMSQHNMSLLIGDAFSAGPIASILSPFVLGMLVDRFFASQKVMAVMHLAGAAILWFVPQALVAQNGALLIGLLFGYTLCYMPTLALTNNIAFHSLSDKDKTFPVVRVFGTIGWIVAGIFIGVTGISDTTGIFTLAAVISVVLALYSLTLPNTPAPAKGLPVKVRDLFCADAFALLKTRHFFVFSLCATLISVPLGTYYAYTASFLADAGVGDVSTAMSFGQMSEIFFMLVIPFLFRRLGVKYMLLIGMCAWFVRYAFFALGISEEGRILLYLGILLHGVCYDFFFVVGFIYTDRIAGEKVKGQAQSMIVMFTYGIGMLLGSQISGALYNRLVAGQAVPESWIPFWWIPAVAAAVIAVIFLFSFKYDEKEQA, via the coding sequence ATGGTGTCGACAACCGAGAGTAGTGGAAAACAGAGCGTACAGTACCGGCTGCTGGTGCCGCGGCTGTCGCTGATGATGTTCTTACAGTTCTTTATCTGGGGAAGTTGGTCCGTCACGCTGGGGCTGGTGATGAGCCAGCACAACATGTCGCTGCTGATTGGCGATGCGTTTTCCGCCGGACCGATAGCCTCAATCTTGTCGCCGTTTGTCTTAGGTATGCTGGTGGATCGCTTTTTTGCCTCGCAAAAAGTGATGGCGGTGATGCACCTCGCCGGGGCGGCGATCCTGTGGTTTGTGCCGCAGGCGCTGGTAGCGCAGAACGGTGCGCTGCTGATTGGCCTGCTGTTTGGCTACACGCTGTGCTACATGCCGACGCTGGCGCTGACCAATAATATTGCGTTTCACAGCCTGTCGGATAAAGACAAAACCTTCCCGGTAGTGCGGGTATTTGGCACCATAGGCTGGATTGTTGCGGGGATCTTTATCGGCGTGACCGGTATTTCGGATACCACCGGCATCTTTACGCTGGCGGCGGTTATCTCTGTGGTTCTGGCGCTCTACAGCCTGACGCTGCCAAACACGCCTGCGCCCGCGAAAGGGTTGCCGGTAAAAGTCCGCGATCTGTTTTGCGCCGATGCTTTCGCCTTACTCAAAACCCGTCATTTCTTCGTCTTCTCACTCTGCGCTACGTTAATCTCGGTACCACTGGGGACCTACTACGCGTACACCGCATCGTTTCTGGCGGATGCGGGCGTTGGGGATGTCAGTACCGCGATGTCGTTCGGTCAGATGTCCGAAATCTTCTTCATGCTGGTGATCCCATTCCTGTTCAGACGGTTGGGCGTGAAATACATGTTACTGATCGGCATGTGTGCCTGGTTTGTGCGCTACGCCTTCTTTGCGCTGGGCATCAGCGAAGAAGGGCGCATCCTGCTGTATCTCGGTATTTTGCTGCACGGAGTGTGTTACGACTTCTTCTTTGTGGTCGGCTTTATCTACACCGACCGTATTGCCGGGGAAAAGGTGAAAGGTCAGGCGCAAAGCATGATCGTAATGTTTACCTACGGGATCGGTATGCTGCTGGGCTCGCAAATTTCCGGTGCGCTGTATAACCGTCTGGTGGCGGGGCAGGCAGTACCTGAGTCATGGATCCCGTTCTGGTGGATCCCGGCGGTTGCAGCGGCGGTGATTGCCGTGATTTTCCTTTTCTCTTTCAAGTATGACGAGAAAGAGCAGGCGTAA
- a CDS encoding helix-turn-helix transcriptional regulator — protein sequence MSKAIFLGDSLYPWLGMREILRGSALFTDITYHSSQTLSAVNIHSHKLDCIIINPGNSDFLKYARVIRNMALRPATMIIVLADETTFSLFQTVCGMNMHFLDQDDSLDQLLHAFTSITQIKKSRTIKAVHNKITANEFNVMMMLARGWTLTQIAGASQKSEKTIGAYKSNIARKLGKTNTRLKYTISHYSQP from the coding sequence ATGTCTAAAGCTATATTTTTGGGTGACTCACTTTACCCATGGCTTGGCATGCGAGAAATTTTACGTGGTTCAGCATTATTTACGGATATCACGTACCACTCCTCTCAGACGCTTTCTGCCGTCAACATACATTCTCATAAATTGGATTGCATCATTATTAATCCTGGCAATTCTGATTTTTTAAAATATGCCAGAGTTATCCGCAACATGGCCTTACGCCCTGCGACGATGATTATCGTTCTTGCCGATGAAACCACTTTTTCACTTTTTCAAACCGTTTGCGGGATGAACATGCATTTTCTCGATCAAGACGACTCTCTTGATCAACTTTTGCACGCATTCACCTCTATCACTCAAATAAAAAAATCACGCACTATCAAAGCAGTACATAACAAAATAACCGCAAACGAATTTAACGTCATGATGATGTTGGCCCGCGGTTGGACGCTGACTCAAATCGCCGGCGCATCGCAAAAAAGTGAAAAAACCATTGGGGCGTACAAAAGCAACATTGCCAGAAAGCTTGGCAAAACCAATACCCGGCTCAAGTACACCATCTCGCACTATAGCCAGCCGTAA
- a CDS encoding YncE family protein, with amino-acid sequence MKKTTSALALLIAAALSGCAAHSTPASRTAVQEKAVTPAATDVQQRALADGLYEMALSPAGDALYVASAEGFKDVQGGVVYKLDPKTLKTLGLSHTDMKNFGMALSPDGKTVYVTNSLDGGLSALNTADGKVKNRVLFPERNAEGFPYGARQVLLHNGLLYIGAVADPAVIWVVDAETLKLKTRIKNTGKWMTGLHYSDVTQRIYAANGGGEILVINPRNQRIEKRWKPLGEKPALLLNMAEDAQTGRLFVTDNSQAKTTLVLDIHTGKLLKQLDVGDSLAVKFNAKRNEIYITQRDAGKLLSLNATDYSVKKSWDLPPNPNSLLLSADGQTLFVTVKQKFNKDHSTDAPDNVVRIDLNK; translated from the coding sequence ATGAAAAAAACAACATCCGCTCTGGCATTGCTGATTGCCGCAGCGCTAAGTGGCTGTGCCGCACATTCAACGCCAGCCAGTCGTACGGCGGTACAGGAAAAAGCGGTGACGCCAGCTGCTACTGATGTCCAGCAGCGTGCGTTGGCTGATGGTCTGTATGAAATGGCGCTGAGTCCGGCGGGCGATGCGCTGTATGTTGCCAGTGCGGAAGGATTTAAAGATGTCCAGGGCGGGGTGGTTTACAAACTGGATCCGAAAACGCTCAAGACGCTCGGTCTAAGCCATACCGATATGAAAAACTTTGGTATGGCGCTCTCGCCAGACGGTAAAACGGTGTACGTTACTAACTCACTGGACGGCGGCTTGAGCGCCCTGAATACCGCCGATGGTAAAGTGAAAAATCGTGTACTGTTCCCGGAACGTAATGCCGAAGGTTTCCCGTACGGTGCGCGCCAGGTGCTGCTGCATAATGGCCTGCTCTATATTGGCGCGGTGGCTGACCCGGCGGTAATTTGGGTGGTGGATGCCGAAACCCTGAAGCTGAAAACCCGTATCAAAAACACTGGTAAATGGATGACCGGTCTGCATTACTCTGACGTCACTCAGCGTATTTATGCCGCCAATGGCGGCGGCGAAATCCTGGTGATCAACCCGCGTAATCAGCGTATAGAGAAACGCTGGAAGCCGCTGGGTGAGAAACCTGCGCTGTTGCTGAATATGGCAGAAGACGCGCAAACGGGCCGTTTGTTTGTCACCGATAACTCGCAAGCGAAAACGACTCTGGTGCTGGATATCCACACCGGTAAATTGCTCAAGCAACTCGATGTTGGCGATTCGTTAGCGGTGAAATTCAATGCAAAGCGCAACGAAATCTATATTACCCAGCGCGATGCCGGGAAACTACTTAGCCTGAATGCAACCGACTACAGCGTGAAGAAAAGCTGGGATCTGCCGCCGAACCCGAATAGCCTGCTGCTCTCTGCGGATGGGCAAACGCTGTTTGTCACTGTGAAGCAGAAATTCAATAAAGACCACTCCACGGATGCACCCGATAACGTGGTGCGTATTGATCTGAATAAATAA
- the rclB gene encoding reactive chlorine resistance periplasmic protein RclB, translating to MLKATLLMTSLLTAPVTFSALAQSPTEIAHVSVSAVSAAPSVIEEAIAKLAQEKQASSWKITSMRIDSSTYATAILYK from the coding sequence ATGTTGAAAGCAACTTTACTGATGACCTCTTTACTGACTGCACCTGTCACGTTTTCCGCGCTGGCGCAGTCGCCAACCGAAATTGCCCACGTTAGCGTGTCAGCCGTCTCCGCCGCGCCTTCTGTGATTGAGGAGGCCATTGCAAAGCTGGCGCAGGAGAAACAGGCATCATCGTGGAAAATCACCTCAATGCGTATTGACAGCAGCACTTACGCTACGGCGATTTTGTACAAGTAA
- the pheP gene encoding phenylalanine transporter, with the protein MKNASSASDTSVSDAASTSEPTLQRGLQNRHIQLIALGGAIGTGLFLGIGPAIQMAGPAVLLGYGVAGIIAFLIMRQLGEMVVEEPVSGSFAHFAYKYWGPFAGFLSGWNYWVMFVLVGMAELTAAGIYMQYWLPDVPTWIWAAVFFVIINAINLVNVRLYGETEFWFALIKVLAIIGMIGFGVWMLFSGHGGEQASIDNLWRYNGFFATGWNGLILSLAVIMFSFGGLELIGITAAEAQDPQKSIPKAVNQVVYRILLFYIGSLVVLLALYPWVEVKSNSSPFVMIFHNLDSNVVASALNFVILVASLSVYNSGVYSNSRMLFGLSVQGNAPKFLTRVSRRGVPVNSLVLSGAITSLVVLINYALPQKAFSLLMALVVATLLLNWIMICLAHLRFRAAMRRKGRDTQFKALLYPAGNYLCIAFLGMILVLMCTMDEMRLSAMLLPAWILFLFVAFKLLRRKAR; encoded by the coding sequence GTGAAAAACGCGTCATCTGCATCCGACACCAGCGTGTCCGATGCCGCGTCAACGAGTGAGCCGACGCTTCAGCGGGGGTTGCAAAACCGCCATATTCAGTTAATTGCGCTGGGCGGCGCAATTGGTACGGGTCTGTTTCTGGGCATTGGCCCGGCGATTCAAATGGCAGGACCGGCGGTGCTGTTGGGCTATGGCGTAGCCGGAATCATCGCGTTTCTGATCATGCGCCAACTGGGCGAAATGGTGGTTGAAGAACCCGTTTCCGGATCGTTTGCCCACTTTGCCTATAAATACTGGGGACCGTTTGCCGGTTTTCTGTCTGGCTGGAACTACTGGGTGATGTTTGTGTTGGTCGGCATGGCTGAACTGACGGCGGCTGGGATCTACATGCAATACTGGCTTCCCGATGTGCCTACCTGGATTTGGGCCGCCGTATTCTTCGTGATCATCAATGCCATCAACCTGGTCAACGTGCGACTGTATGGCGAAACCGAGTTTTGGTTTGCATTGATCAAAGTGCTGGCGATTATTGGCATGATTGGCTTCGGCGTCTGGATGTTGTTTTCTGGTCACGGTGGCGAACAGGCAAGTATCGATAACCTCTGGCGCTATAACGGCTTTTTTGCCACCGGCTGGAACGGGCTGATCCTCTCGCTGGCGGTGATCATGTTCTCCTTTGGTGGACTGGAACTGATCGGTATTACTGCGGCAGAAGCGCAGGATCCGCAAAAAAGTATTCCGAAAGCGGTAAACCAGGTGGTGTATCGTATTCTGCTGTTTTACATCGGTTCACTGGTGGTGCTGCTGGCGCTATACCCATGGGTTGAAGTGAAATCAAACAGCAGCCCGTTTGTGATGATTTTCCATAATCTTGACAGCAACGTGGTGGCTTCCGCGCTGAACTTCGTTATTCTGGTGGCTTCTCTGTCGGTGTATAACAGCGGCGTGTACTCCAACAGCCGCATGCTGTTTGGCCTCTCCGTGCAGGGCAATGCACCGAAGTTCTTGACCCGCGTCAGCCGTCGCGGCGTACCGGTTAACTCTCTGGTGCTTTCCGGGGCGATCACCTCGCTGGTGGTGCTGATTAACTACGCGCTGCCGCAAAAGGCCTTCAGCCTGCTGATGGCGCTGGTCGTGGCGACGCTGCTGTTGAACTGGATCATGATTTGCCTGGCGCACCTGCGCTTTCGCGCGGCAATGCGTCGCAAAGGGCGTGACACTCAGTTTAAAGCGCTGCTGTACCCGGCCGGAAACTACCTGTGTATTGCGTTCCTCGGCATGATTCTGGTGCTGATGTGCACCATGGATGAGATGCGTCTGTCGGCGATGCTGCTACCGGCATGGATCCTGTTCCTGTTTGTGGCCTTCAAACTGCTGCGCCGTAAAGCCCGCTAA
- a CDS encoding putative bifunctional diguanylate cyclase/phosphodiesterase, giving the protein MLDSSDVLTALEKAFNTSQLYMVYQPIFNLQTHTISGFEALMRWNSPQMGMISPDVFITVLENSGNIFSIEEMVSNPPWDIAASWPDPLSLSVNISALEFCDPLLPQRVRQNLAASGLPAHRCQIEITETSPLCDSQIAAKNMTELKAIGVKLALDDFGTGHANLNYLLKYPFDTLKIDKEFVAGIEPDTRSAKIVEGIISLAHNFGIEVLAEGVETHAQLERLTLIGCDKIQGFFISPPVMAEDIPALLTQFSR; this is encoded by the coding sequence GTGTTAGATTCCAGTGATGTGCTAACGGCGCTTGAAAAAGCATTCAATACCAGTCAGCTTTATATGGTTTATCAACCTATTTTTAACTTACAAACCCACACTATTAGTGGGTTTGAAGCGTTAATGCGTTGGAATAGCCCACAGATGGGTATGATCTCCCCTGATGTTTTTATTACGGTGCTGGAAAATAGCGGCAATATATTTTCCATAGAGGAGATGGTAAGCAACCCTCCATGGGACATTGCCGCCTCCTGGCCAGATCCTCTTTCTCTCTCTGTTAATATTTCTGCCCTTGAATTCTGCGATCCACTGCTCCCACAACGTGTCAGACAAAATCTCGCCGCCAGTGGACTACCTGCTCATCGATGCCAAATAGAGATCACGGAAACGTCGCCGCTGTGCGACAGCCAGATAGCCGCTAAAAACATGACAGAACTGAAGGCGATTGGGGTTAAGCTGGCGCTTGATGATTTTGGTACCGGGCACGCGAACCTTAATTATCTGCTGAAGTATCCGTTTGATACCTTAAAGATTGATAAAGAATTTGTTGCAGGCATCGAGCCCGATACCCGATCGGCAAAGATCGTTGAGGGTATTATTTCATTAGCGCACAATTTTGGCATTGAAGTGCTGGCTGAAGGGGTAGAAACCCATGCCCAGTTAGAACGTTTGACGCTGATTGGCTGCGATAAAATTCAGGGTTTTTTCATCTCTCCTCCGGTGATGGCCGAAGACATTCCCGCACTGTTAACCCAATTTAGCCGTTAA
- a CDS encoding helix-turn-helix transcriptional regulator — translation MCGTDNFVGSGMFAYLTSKHVPIKTFPFEDMLQQSSLCQHQTMVFNIINNEQPCSAIVQFLNKNRFKFYNNVIVIVADSLVAKLCVELLYVEKTIVLTEKSSLRDFGQLATLAVGKWNPRLYRSQKRLTEREQQILNLLVSGYTAREISELVSLNYKTIQAHKMRVVTKLGLANTSDLNKLIIRFTHSLSFLP, via the coding sequence ATGTGCGGCACTGATAATTTTGTGGGCAGCGGTATGTTCGCCTATCTGACAAGTAAACATGTCCCTATCAAAACATTCCCGTTTGAGGATATGTTGCAGCAATCATCATTGTGCCAACATCAAACAATGGTTTTTAATATCATTAACAATGAACAACCGTGTTCTGCAATTGTGCAGTTTTTGAATAAAAACCGATTTAAATTTTATAATAACGTTATTGTCATTGTCGCTGACAGTTTGGTGGCGAAATTATGTGTTGAGTTATTATATGTGGAAAAGACCATTGTCCTGACGGAAAAATCATCACTGCGTGATTTTGGACAACTGGCTACGCTGGCGGTCGGGAAATGGAATCCCCGGCTGTATCGGTCGCAGAAAAGACTCACGGAAAGAGAACAGCAGATCCTCAATCTGTTGGTAAGTGGTTATACTGCCAGAGAAATTTCTGAATTAGTCAGTTTGAATTATAAAACGATTCAAGCGCACAAGATGCGGGTCGTTACGAAACTGGGGCTGGCCAATACCTCTGATTTAAATAAATTAATTATTAGGTTTACCCATAGCTTGTCTTTTTTACCCTGA
- a CDS encoding sugar phosphate isomerase/epimerase family protein, translating to MRTIKGPGIFLAQFIGGQSPFNTLDGLAQWAAGLGYKAIQMPCNHASLFDVEQAAVSQTYCDDIRGMLAQHGLTISELSTHLEGQLVAVHPTYDDAFDGFAPQAVRGNPQARQAWATRTLHQAAAASQKLGLTAHATFSGSLAWPYFYPWPPHNAQRFAEAFQELADRWRPILDGFDEQGVDVCFEIHPGEDLHDGITFERFLALVDNHPRCNMLYDPSHLLLQQMDYLGFIDAYHSRIKAFHVKDAEYRASSRSGVYGGYQPWIDRAGRFRSLGDGQVDFKTIFSKLTQYDYPGWAVLEWECCLKDAETGAREGREFIQRHIIPVSSHAFDDFAAGDEVRK from the coding sequence ATGAGAACCATTAAGGGACCGGGGATTTTTCTGGCGCAGTTTATCGGCGGACAATCCCCGTTCAATACCCTGGACGGGCTGGCGCAGTGGGCAGCGGGTCTGGGCTACAAAGCCATACAGATGCCGTGTAATCATGCGTCGCTGTTCGATGTTGAACAGGCCGCTGTTAGCCAGACTTACTGCGATGATATTCGCGGAATGCTGGCGCAGCACGGACTGACGATCAGCGAATTATCCACCCATCTCGAAGGCCAACTGGTTGCCGTTCATCCCACCTACGATGACGCTTTTGATGGTTTTGCGCCGCAGGCGGTACGCGGCAACCCTCAGGCCCGACAGGCGTGGGCGACGCGGACGTTACACCAGGCTGCGGCAGCCTCGCAAAAACTGGGGTTGACGGCGCACGCCACGTTTTCCGGATCGCTGGCGTGGCCCTATTTTTACCCCTGGCCGCCGCATAATGCGCAGCGTTTTGCCGAGGCATTTCAGGAACTGGCTGACCGTTGGCGGCCGATTCTCGACGGTTTTGATGAGCAGGGGGTTGATGTCTGTTTTGAAATTCATCCCGGCGAAGATCTGCACGATGGCATCACGTTCGAGCGTTTTCTTGCGCTGGTGGATAATCATCCGCGCTGCAATATGCTCTACGATCCCAGCCATCTGCTGTTGCAGCAGATGGACTATCTCGGATTCATCGACGCCTATCACTCGCGCATAAAAGCGTTTCATGTCAAGGATGCGGAGTATCGAGCCAGCAGCCGCAGCGGCGTCTACGGCGGTTACCAGCCGTGGATCGACCGCGCTGGACGCTTCCGCTCATTAGGCGACGGGCAGGTTGATTTCAAAACGATTTTCAGCAAGCTCACACAATATGATTATCCCGGCTGGGCGGTACTGGAGTGGGAATGCTGCCTGAAAGACGCAGAAACCGGCGCCCGCGAAGGCCGTGAGTTTATTCAGCGGCATATTATTCCGGTTTCATCCCACGCATTTGATGATTTCGCCGCAGGCGATGAGGTACGCAAATGA
- a CDS encoding DnaJ family molecular chaperone, with protein sequence MNKIIKRLEIIKSAIELEDDEIIFQQLVHLKNDTLTDVPKTIVQALEARRFSDALHEITGWLQSQRAVSTWQDPGIAASKLELKALETQLRDLIDKRNARIQILDDFNDLYHQHLGPLMSRILELRKHLAASAQRKQEAERKRREKDYQSCQHFISQAVDQLAQLKQQWMSQRSDSRESVETRQRIQQQTELITALLAEIRELENDFSRQDDSATRQAQEEARHEYDEYQEQQQDAQHRYNRERTLSHDERNELKRLWRQASRLCHPDVVADDLKDKAHQMMVQLNQARQNADLAAVRTLLTQLQNGLEPMMASDRLNDLQHLRRKIQQLREQISSLLNEISELEAENAWRLAASVTDKEAYFADQQRALTEIRNTLEDQVRQVEQELLAG encoded by the coding sequence ATGAATAAGATCATTAAACGTCTTGAAATCATCAAAAGTGCCATCGAACTGGAAGATGACGAGATCATTTTCCAGCAACTAGTGCATTTGAAAAATGACACGTTGACGGACGTACCGAAGACGATCGTTCAGGCGCTTGAAGCACGACGCTTCAGCGATGCCCTGCATGAAATCACCGGCTGGCTGCAATCACAGCGAGCGGTATCAACGTGGCAAGATCCCGGCATCGCTGCCAGCAAACTTGAGCTAAAAGCACTTGAAACACAGTTGCGCGACTTAATTGATAAACGCAATGCACGCATTCAAATCCTTGATGACTTCAACGACTTGTATCATCAGCACCTTGGGCCGCTGATGAGTCGTATTCTCGAGTTGCGTAAACATCTGGCCGCCAGTGCGCAACGTAAGCAGGAAGCCGAGCGCAAACGCCGGGAAAAAGATTATCAGTCCTGTCAGCACTTTATTTCTCAGGCGGTCGATCAACTGGCGCAGCTCAAACAGCAGTGGATGAGCCAGCGTTCAGACTCGCGCGAATCAGTGGAAACCCGGCAGCGCATTCAGCAGCAAACGGAGCTTATCACCGCCCTGCTGGCGGAAATTCGCGAACTGGAAAACGACTTTTCCCGCCAGGATGACAGCGCCACCCGCCAGGCGCAGGAAGAAGCCCGTCACGAATATGATGAATATCAGGAGCAACAGCAGGACGCGCAGCATCGTTATAACCGCGAACGGACACTTTCTCATGATGAGCGCAATGAACTAAAACGCCTGTGGCGGCAGGCCAGTCGCCTGTGCCACCCGGACGTGGTTGCGGATGACCTGAAAGATAAAGCGCACCAGATGATGGTACAGTTGAATCAGGCGCGACAAAATGCCGATCTGGCCGCCGTTCGTACGCTGCTTACCCAGTTGCAAAACGGTCTCGAACCGATGATGGCAAGCGACCGCCTTAACGATCTGCAACATTTACGCCGCAAGATACAGCAGCTCAGAGAGCAAATTAGCAGCTTGCTCAATGAAATTAGCGAACTGGAAGCTGAGAACGCCTGGCGCCTCGCCGCCTCTGTGACAGATAAGGAAGCCTACTTTGCCGACCAACAACGGGCGTTAACCGAGATCCGCAATACGCTGGAAGATCAGGTACGCCAGGTCGAGCAAGAACTGCTGGCCGGATAA